The genomic region CGATCATCTACAACTTCGCGAACTTCTACAACACCCAGCGACCGCACAAAGCGCTCAACGGGAAGGCACCCCTGCACAAGCTCGCGCAGGCTCGCAAAGTGTAGCGTAGCTGTGTAGACCCTACACTTTAGCTCGACCGCCACAACCGACGCTAGGACGCCACCACCAGTTGGCGAATTAACCTCGTGAGGTGGCGTCGTCATGAAACACTTCGCCTTTATCCTATTTGTTCTCACTGCATCGACTTTCGTCTCGGTTCGGGAAGCGCGTGCCGACTCGTGTCCATTGCGTCTCGCCTACGCTGGGCTCGTCGCTCTGGGAACACCGCATGGGACGGCGGAGTACGAACTTGATTTCGCACCCGGACAAGGATACGATACAGGACCGTTCACGGTAAAAGTCACCGCAACCATAAGCGACAGCAGCCGCGTGGATTTCGAGGTCGAGGCGGTGTCAACCAAGGTCTCCGGCACGGTCACTGGCGAGGGAGAGGAACGGGTTTATCCATTTGCCGCCGAGGTTCGGTCGTTCCGAATCGACAGCGCTCGAGATTGGAAGGGCCTTTCAACCTGTTCCGCTGACCCGGGATATGCAGTCGCCGACGACAGCAAGTCATCGGTTGTCTCGTTCGACGACGGTCCCGGCGCGGCGTGGCCGTTAAAGAGCGCAGGCCAAATTGAAATCGTCGATGCGGACTTCACCGGCCGCCAAGCCCCGGAGTATCCCAAGGCCGCTGCGGCAAACGGCCTTGAAGGCGTCGGCCTGTTCGAAGGCTATGCGTACTACAGAAATAAGGACTTCGATGATCTCGCAAACTCCGAGGGAGTCGGGGGGTCAGCGATCGTGCTCGTCGTGATCAACGCAGACGGTTCGGTGGCTACTGCGTCGATCTATCAGTCGTCAGGGAACGCCGTGCTTGATCAGGCTTCGCTCAAAGCGGCACGCGCGTCAACGTT from Candidatus Eremiobacteraceae bacterium harbors:
- a CDS encoding energy transducer TonB; translated protein: MKHFAFILFVLTASTFVSVREARADSCPLRLAYAGLVALGTPHGTAEYELDFAPGQGYDTGPFTVKVTATISDSSRVDFEVEAVSTKVSGTVTGEGEERVYPFAAEVRSFRIDSARDWKGLSTCSADPGYAVADDSKSSVVSFDDGPGAAWPLKSAGQIEIVDADFTGRQAPEYPKAAAANGLEGVGLFEGYAYYRNKDFDDLANSEGVGGSAIVLVVINADGSVATASIYQSSGNAVLDQASLKAARASTFKPARLSKALGGAAITSAYLIVYAFNATM